ctggtcaagaagaaggacgacacCTGACGGTTTTGTGTCGACTATCGCCGCCTCAACGACGCCACCGTCAAGAACAAGTTTCCTCTGCCCATCATTGACGAGTTGCTCAACAAACTGGTTGGCGCTGCGGTGTTCTCCAAGATGGACCTACGTGTCGGCTACCATCAGATCAGGATGCGAGAGGAGGACAAATACAAGACAGCGTTCAAAACGCACCATGGACACTTTCAGTTTAGggtcatgccgttcggcctcaccAACGCGTCAGCCATGTTCTAGTGCCTGATGAACGCCATTTTTGGTAAGTATGTGCGCAAGTTCGTAATCATCTTTCTGGATGACATTCTCATCTTTAGTGAGACCATGGAGGAGCAGTTGGAGCACCTGCGCATCGTCTTCGAGATCCTCCGTGCCCACCAGCTctacgtcaaggaatccaagtgcACATTCGCCTGCGGCCACATCGAATACCTCGGTCATGTGATCTCCAAGGAGGGCGTGGCCACGGACAAGGAGAAGACGCACGCCATGGAACAGTGGCCGACGCCGACGAACGCCATCGAGCTGCGCAGGTTTCTGGGCCTCGCCAGCTACTACAGAAAATTCTTTCCGCATTATGGCATCATCGTCAAACCACTGACACAACTCCTCACCAAGAAGGGCTTCACTTGGACGGAGCAAGCTCAGGCGGCGTTCGACCGGCTCAAGATGGCGATGATCACCACGCCAGTGCTCGCGCTCCCCGACTTCAACAAACCCTTCTCGATCGAGATGGACACGTGCGACACAGGGGTGGGCGTGGTGCTCGTCCAGGAAGGCCACCCGGTCGCCTTCTTCAGCAAAGCCCTCGGCGTGCGCAACCAGCAACTCTCGACGTACAAGAAGGAATTCTTGGTGGTGGTGATGGCCATCGACAAATGGCGGCCGTACCTGCAGCGCGGCCCCTTCGACATCCTCACGGACCACAAGTCCCTCTGCAATTTGGGCGAACAACATCTGGAGAAGGAGCTGCAACGCAAGGCTATGGCAAAGTTGGTGGGCTTGCAATTCAGCTTCCAGTACAAGCGCGGACTGGACAATGGAGCGGCCGATGCCTTGTTGCGCGTCGGCAAGCAGCTTGACCTGGCCGCGCTCTCGGCGTGCTAGCCGGCTTGGATTCAGGAGGTTCTCAACTCCTACTCCACCGACCCAGACGCCCAAGATCGACTGTAGAAGCTCGCCATCACCAGCCCTGACGACGACGGCTACGAGCTTCATCACGGCGTCATCCGTCGCGGTGGACGCCTATGGATTGGCGCCAACACTGCGCTCCGCACCAAGCTCATTGCCGCGCTCCACAACATCGTGGTCGGCGGCCACTCAGACGTCACGGTGACCTATCAGCGAGTGCGCAAGCACTCCGAGTGGCACGGGCTCAAGCGGGACACCGAAGAGTTCATGCAGCAGTGTGCGACTTGCCAGCAGGCCAAGCACGAACACACCAAGCCGGTCGGGCTCCTGGCGCCGCTGCCCATTCCATCCGCGCCCTGGGAAGACCATACCATGTATTTCGTGGAGGGGTTGTCGTCGTCCGAGGGCTTTGACACGATCATGGTCATGGTGGACCGCTTCACCAAGTTCGCCCACTTCATTTCCCTTCGCCACCCCTTCCACGTGATGCAGGTGGTGCACGCGTTTTGGGACAACGTGGTCAAGCTGCACGGGGTGCCCGCCtcgatcgtctccgaccgcgacaagGTATTCACCAGCAATCTCTGGTGGGAGCTGCTCGCCGGCGCACGCACGCAGCTGCTCTACTCCACCGCCtaccacccgcagacggatgggcAAAGCGAGCGCGTGAACCAGTGCATGGAGATGTATCTCCGATGCGCGGTGCACGACACCCTGAGTAAATGGCGTCGCTGGCTGCCCATGGCGGAGTTCTGGTACAACTCGACCTTCCACTCGTCGCTCAATTGCACTCCATTCAAGGCGCTATACGGGAAGGAGGCCAACTTGGGAGCAATGGCGGCTTGGCCGAATGACGCTCCTATCGGCGACGATCTGGACTGGGCGGCGCACACAGCGCACATCCGCGCCGAGCTGGTGCGTGCCCAGCAGCGCTGCAAGAAACAAGCCGATCGCAACCGCACCGAGCGCCAGTTCCAGGTGGGCGAGCAGGTACTCCTGAAACTGCAACCATACGTCCAGAAATCGGTCGTCAGCCGCCCATGCGCCAAGCTCGCCTACAAGTTCTTCGGGCCCTACACTGTCATCGCGAAGATCGGGCTCTTGGCGTACAAGCTCGACCTGTCGGACTCCAGCTGCGTGCACCCAGTCTTCCACGTCTCGCAGCTGAAGCCGTTCACGCCTGATTACATGCCGGTGTATGTTGAGCTGCCACGAGTGCCCGACCTGTCTGTGGCGACCACGTCACCCACGCGCATCCTAAAGCGACGCATGATGAAGAAAGGGAACACACCAGTCGTAAAGATCAGGGTGCAACGGGGGAACAGCTCGACGCCATCCACTACGTGGGAGGACTACGACACTCTACGGCAACGCTTTCCAGCAGCTCTCATCTTGGAAGACAAAGAAGCCAGCCCTGAAGACAGAGCTCGATCTCAAGGAGGGGAGAATGTCACACCTGGCCACTTGTCCGCCACTTGTCCAGTGTGACGTGGCAAGGATCGGGCCCTGCCTGTAAGTGTGCGTGAGTGAGATCGAGGGAGTGTTTAAATAGACAGCCAGCCGCTTGTGGCAAGGCATGTGATGTAACAGACTGTCAACTCATCCCAATCCTTCCTCCGGAAGcaatctcttcttcctccccaagtCTCTCCCTCACCTGCTCCCGATCCCCTCCTCTCCAGCTCGTTACAGAGAACCGGCTACAACCAGGATCGATTCGGACCAGGGGTTCTCGCCGCAGTACCTGTGACACGCATATTGCTCGGCCGTATCAACATGGTCATCCCAATGTTGAATGGGATCACCGATATCTTCCTTGTGACACGCATAGCCCAAGCTAGTAATGACCGGTATATCATCAGAACTGATGTTTACCACCATGGATAATGATCACACAGCAACAGGAAACAACATTTCAAGACCACGCTGTCATTCAGATAGCACCCAGTAATTTTTTGCTCATTCTACAAGTTTTTCTCAAATTCGCAATGCAAGTAACCTAAGGGGTTGTGCATACAGATAACCTGTTCAACCGAGTATTAGCTCCATCACAACTTTTCACCATCAATTTGGGTCAGATGTTCATAACAAGCTCTGTCATGGCCCCACAAAAGAAACACATCGTTAGTGCACGCCACCACGCGTTCCTCCAGAGCCAAGACATCGAGGAAGAACTCTGGCCCAATGTGAACTAAATTTTCTCTATTCTTCGTCACCAGCATGCTCAAGAAGATAGTTTGCAGCGAGTTGCTCATTCCTGTCACAGGCGAAGAATGCTTCGATGACACGTGCTCTCTCAAACCCCATGGCTTCCAGCTGAAGAGCAAAAACAAATCCAATCAAACAAGGTGAATAAGTGAGATGCATGGTGTATTTATGCAGCCAGAGGCCAGTTAAGGTAATTATGAGGCATACCCTCCCAATTGCCTCTTGCTCTTCTGGTGTTACACTGATAGCATGAGGCATCTCATCCTGGTCAGCCTGATCTAAAAAGTCCCTGGAAATGTCCGACAAGTATGGTTTAGTAGATATATCATTGTAGACTCTACTAAAATTGAAAAGATTGTGAGAATGAAGCATCATGATTGGTTGAAAGCACGAAGTACAGGGGAAAGGATGCAGCAGCAGCTAATAGATATTTTTATATAAAGTAGCACACACACAAGTTCTTTTAAGGTACCACTTTATGCTAGCTTATCATGTTATGTTCAGAAACTATATTAGCAGCTCCCAGAAGAAAAACTATACTAGCAGTATATGCTATACTTGAAACAACACAAGCCTAAAAAACATTTATTACCAGTTACTGGTATGAACTGAACCAAAACAAAATTGACAGCAATAGGTTGAGAAGATAGGATGAAGTCAAACAAAATGGCAAAACCACCTGCCACAAAATCTAACCACCTGGCAAGTGACAGTGAGCAGATGTAACAGATTGATGAGATTCCAGTATATAACTAAGAAAGCAAAATAGTACTATGAATTCTATAGCATATTTAAATGAGACAATATATAAATTCAGCAAATAAAGAAACGTACCCATCGCCGCCATCAAATGTCTCATTTAGTAACTGAAGGAACTCATCATTGTTCTCCTGAATCAACCTCAGAAGTTGAGGATTCTGCTTGCTCAATTCCTGGAGCATAGGCTGTAGCGAAATACCAGCAAAAAGTTTAGACAGAGAATGAAGGTGAGCATAGCATAAACAAGCCATTGATAGAAAACCTGTAAAATTTGTGGATTTGTATGGACCATTTCCCGAAGCGCTTGAAACTGCAAATCATAATTGCAAATTAGCAGTGCACTACTACTTCAAAATTAGAATAACACATGGTAGGGTACTGACAGGAGGTTCATTCGATCAAACTACATTAATCACTAATACTCTACTAAATGGAGCATTGCATACTTTTAGTGTATATACATAGAAAATGACAATTCGTTCGGAATGCAAATGCAATGATACGCGCAGGATAATACTTTCCTATCCCAACATTATGCACAAAAGCATCCCAAGTAACAATAAACATGTGTATCCTACAGCGTTGCGTGATGGACCAACTAATAACTGCTTCCACCACAGCACTCACTTGTACAAAGAACAAATTATACTGAACACGGTATATGCTCCTACCACAGAATTCTACTTTCCACATACTTAAACATATCTACAAGTAATCCACATAAACTCGTCAAGTTAAATGTTAAGCATAAATGATACTTCCTCTGTCCCTAcatgtctagcatattttgaattGTTAAGAGGAGATTTTTATCAATAGTTACTCAATTAATGTTGTCTACATATATAAAATCGCAATCataacttttttaatacaaatcTAATGACATCAATTTTATCTCACATAAACCACATACTAACAAAGTAGTATTTTGGTAAACACCTTGTCTTAACAAATTAATGTATGTCTCATATTTTGAGATGGAGAGAGTATAGATTTGAGTGCACAAACTACCAGCATTCACATGACACAAGAAGTACTGGCTACCATCACAACATCAAATTATAAGTACACATTTCACACACGTGTCATCTCTGTTCCTAGTACATTAAATCATCGGATAGTTTGACGGGCAATGACAGTAATAAACAGAATGGTTGGCTTGATCCCATGTGCACCATTGTTCCGTGCCTCTTTTTTTCTCTATCAGAGAGATCATAGAAAACAAAAAGGAGACAAGTAACTGACAAAACATAAAGATAAGAACCTGTTGGTTATTTCTAAGAAAATCAAGCGATCCACCCCCAGCAGCACCTCCAGCATGGGAAGCCCCCTGTTACATCATTCAATTAGTCAAAAGATACTCAAAGAAGCAACACCGCACCAGCACTACACAGACAAAGGTGGAAAGTAAACCTGTGGGAAAAGATCTAATGGTGCTGTGTTTGGGATTCCAGAGAAGCCGGTTTCTCCAGGAGCTGCATCAGTGGTGTTTGCCCCTTGACCAACCACCGGAACAGCAACTTCGGCTGTCACTGGAATACCCTAATGTTTGAGAAAACAAAAATATCAACTATAGCATCAGAAAAtcaatccaaattcaaaattcagatGGGGAGAGATACGCACAGAGTACAGATAGTCAATGGCACGTTCTGGATTGTTATAAGCAGCACGGAGAGCTCTTTGGACCTTATCTCTGTCCCAACTGCCACCCCCCATCTCCATTATCTGGTTAATCATTGTGTCCAGATTGCTTCCTGACAGTAAATCCGATGCTGCAAGATCAACTGTACTTGAAGGGGTCCTAACAAAAAAGAAACAAGAGTTTAACATAGCAGAACTAGTAAGTTTAAAGGGAAATGGTTTGGTTCATATTCACACGACCAAGACTGCGAGGGAGATTGTAGGATCATGCAATGCTACTATTATACAACCATTTCAGATCTATACTCCATGCAGTTACAGCAATCCCAAAAATTCCATGTTGGGGCCTAACTTCCCATTACCCAGCTATGCAAATTGCTGTTTCAATGGCTTTTGATTTTCATGCACTCCAGAAATTcacctactccctccattcccttacacaaggccacaaactcagattacaggtaccaaggtaaaatttaatgactgCTTTGCAAGCTAACTTTTCTTCTCATTAACCGGGATCATTAATATGcccacatgcatgcaaggaaggaatgagAAGGAAATAAcacagtgtcattatgactacatgcatgcaagtattaaataaGTTGCTActacgaggaaacatcattaatttttacctcgattaatgttagttgccttgtatagatgcaaaacttattttccatagtggccttgtataagggaatagaGGGAGTAATTATAATATCAGTGCTTCAAACTTAATATCTAGTTTTGATGTTCATTGACCATTGTGCTCAAGTCAGGAAGTTGCTGATTTGAACCCTATTGACTCATGTTACATGTTCACGGATAAGTTAAAAAATATACTTTTCACTCTCCTCGCAAACTGCAATCTATTAGTTGATGCATCAACTTGTGTTTGTTGTCACTCTTCAAAATGAACTTTTGCGGCTATGAGGTCATTTATGCAACACTGCATGATTTAAAGCTGAAACAAGCATCAGAAGGACGTGCCTCTGAAAGTTAAGAACACCGGTTTTCCCTTGGGAGGGATACATGCAGAAACATAAAATTTAAGTGGTAAAAAAGACCCTAATGCAAATATCAACTGGCAGACTTCGAACATACTCCACGGATGGTCTTTCAGGCTGAGAAGTCGTAGTTGATGGGACCCTGCAGAAAGATGATGCACACATTTGATTTGAGCAAGACCCTATGTGCATGCAGTAAAATGCAACCAGGACGCTAGAAAGGGACTCACTGGGGCTGAGGAGCTTGTGGTTGAGCAACTGGAGGTGCTTGACTGGTAACAGGAGTGCTTGAAGGCTAGTAATGGTTCATGTGTCAGTACATATGCTTGCTACTATTGTGTTTTCATCCGCAAAAGAAGAATTTTACCTGGGCAGATGAAGCTCCACTGGAAGCAGAAGCTTTACTCTGCAAAATATAAGTAAATAGCTATACTTCTAATTTTAAGAGAAGAAGAACAAGCCCGACGCATAAAGTAGGAAAAACTTGAATAATGTTAAAATAGTGTTGTAAGTGTCAAGTACTTTATTTAATGTTGATATAAATGGACATTGTACAGCACAACTGTAACATAGGAAGGAGCAATATAGATGAACTATGGCAGGAGGCCTGCAAATTGTGGCGCATCAAATAAGGCAAAAAAGTATTTCAGGCATATTCTTCATTAGTGAATAGTAACTGTCAGGTGTCATATCTGAACTTAATTTTCACGTATAACCGCTTATGCTAGTTCTGCAATCATTAATAATTCATGTTATTACAACTATTACACCAAGTATTCAGTCAGTGGAAATAATCCA
Above is a window of Triticum aestivum cultivar Chinese Spring chromosome 6B, IWGSC CS RefSeq v2.1, whole genome shotgun sequence DNA encoding:
- the LOC123136563 gene encoding ubiquitin receptor RAD23b isoform X1, giving the protein MKLTVKTLKGTHFEIRVQHNDTIMAVKKNIEEIQGKDSYPWGQQLLIHNGKVLKDESTLDENQVSEDGFLVVMLSKSKASASSGASSAQPSSTPVTSQAPPVAQPQAPQPQVPSTTTSQPERPSVETPSSTVDLAASDLLSGSNLDTMINQIMEMGGGSWDRDKVQRALRAAYNNPERAIDYLYSGIPVTAEVAVPVVGQGANTTDAAPGETGFSGIPNTAPLDLFPQGASHAGGAAGGGSLDFLRNNQQFQALREMVHTNPQILQPMLQELSKQNPQLLRLIQENNDEFLQLLNETFDGGDGDFLDQADQDEMPHAISVTPEEQEAIGRLEAMGFERARVIEAFFACDRNEQLAANYLLEHAGDEE
- the LOC123136563 gene encoding ubiquitin receptor RAD23b isoform X2, with translation MKLTVKTLKGTHFEIRVQHNDTIMAVKKNIEEIQGKDSYPWGQQLLIHNGKVLKDESTLDENQVSEDGFLVVMLSKSKASASSGASSAQPSSTPVTSQAPPVAQPQAPQPQTPSSTVDLAASDLLSGSNLDTMINQIMEMGGGSWDRDKVQRALRAAYNNPERAIDYLYSGIPVTAEVAVPVVGQGANTTDAAPGETGFSGIPNTAPLDLFPQGASHAGGAAGGGSLDFLRNNQQFQALREMVHTNPQILQPMLQELSKQNPQLLRLIQENNDEFLQLLNETFDGGDGDFLDQADQDEMPHAISVTPEEQEAIGRLEAMGFERARVIEAFFACDRNEQLAANYLLEHAGDEE